ATCCCCACCCTAACCCTCCCCTTGAAGGGGAGGGGATAAAAACTAAGCACCCTCTCCCTCAGGGAGAGGGTCCGGGTGAGGGTGGGGTTGTTTCATCCTGAGCCTCATTTTCATGTACCTTTGTGAGCCGAAGGCTCATGACGGTTCATCCGAAAATCACCTCCGGCGGGGTTGGAAAACCCCGCCTATCCCTTTCTACGAGGATAGGCGGGACTTTCTTGTCCCGCTGATTTTCATGGCCCTTTGTGAACCCTGGTTCATGTGGGTTCATCCGAAAATAACCTCATTATTTCAAGGCTGCAATCTTTTCCGTCAGTAGGACTGACTTTTCTGCGGACATTGCCTCCATTATCTTCCCTGCATGTTTGCTTTTTATCTTCGACAGAAGCTCAACTGCCATTCCACTGTCTAATTTCTCTATCCTGCGGGCGGCATCGGATGGTGTCATTGCCTCATATATCTTTACTATGTTCCCAATCCCTTGCGAAGATTTTCCATTACCGGCACCATTAGTGCCATTACCATTATTCGATGCTAACTCTTTCTGAATCCGCTCACGCATTGTGGAATACTGCTTAATTGACAAATCAACTGTATTCTTCAATATATTTATCCTGTCTTCCTCCCTTTTTAAGGCATCTTCTCTCTTAACCAATTCTCTTTCCCTGTCTTCAAGCGCCTTCATAATACCTGAGATATCTTTATTCTCTTCACTAGAGACATTCTTAACAGTATCCTTATTCTCCTGTTTGGCAGACGCAGGCAGGAATAAAAAAACACCAGCTAAAACAGTCAAGAAGATTGTAAGGTATATAATAAACTCTTTCCTGTTTAACAATTCTCCCTCACATAACGGATATTGCCCGTCTCATCAAGTACCTTTTTTTCTGCCCTCTTCTCAGCATCCCGCATTATTGCCTTATCCTTTGATTTTACCTTCTCAATTATCTTTTTTTCCTGTGTTGCAATAATCAATGACTCTTTTTTCTCGTCGTATAATACTTGTGTCTCCATAACTCTCTTTTGTTGAGATTCTATTTCTATTTTTATCTGCTGTAGGTACATCTGATAAAGAACAAGCTCATGGGGTGCAAGATTTCTCTCCTGTTTTTGTTTCAGCTCCTCATAAGCCTGTCTTCTTATTTCTTCAAGGGTAAACAACCTTTTTTCCTCAATATCTAATTTTTCTGTTGCCTCTGCCAGCTCACTCATCTTAGACTCCTCTACAAATACCCTATATTGAAGCAGGGATTCATATCTGAATTTCATCTAATAAACTCCCTTCCGCTTCTCACCTCCCCCTTGACGGGAGGGGGAAATGGCTTGGGAGAGAATGTCCCTAAGCAATCTTACTTCTTACATCTTGCTTCTTGCCTCTGTCTTCTTACTTCTTACATCTTGCTTCTAACTTCTGCTTACTGCTTCCCCTTCTCCTCAAAAATATCACCCAACCCCTTTACACTATTCTCAAAATCCACCTTTTCATTTATCCCCTGGCAGAGAAAGGAATTGATCCGGTCTATCATCTGAATGGCATAGTCTATCCTCGCATTATTCCCTTTTTTATAGGCACCTATATTGATCAGGTCCTCTGCCTTCTTATATATCGCAAGTACCTCCCTCAAACGTCTCGAGTGATTTATGTGGTCTGTGGCGGCAACGTCTATCATTGTCCTGCTTATGCTGTGCAGTATATCAATGGCAGGGAAGTGATTCTGTGAAGCGATCTCCCTTGAAAGGACGATGTGGCCGTCCAATATAGACCTCACAGCATCTGCAATAGGGTCATTCATATCATCCTCTTCAACAAGCACAGTATAAAGCCCTGTTATACTGCCTTCGCCGTAACATGTGCCTGCCCTCTCCAATAACTTAGGCAGGGCAGAGAATACAGATGGTGTATATCCCTTAGTAGTCGGAGGCTCACCGACAGCAAGCCCGACCTCCCTATGTGACGCAGCAAACCTTGTTACAGAGTCCATCATAAGAATAACCTTTTTACCGCAGTCCCTGAAATACTCTGCAATGGCTGTGGCAATGTATGCACCCCGCATCCTCACAAGCGGCGGCTGGTCAGAGGTAGCAACTATAACAACCGACCTGGCAAGGCCTTCTGTCTTCAGGTCTTTTTCTATAAATTCCTTAACCTCCCTGCCCCTCTCTCCTATAAGTGCAATAACATTTACATCTGCATTAGTGTTACGCGCAATCATTCCAAGCAGGACACTCTTTCCAACACCGCTTCCGGCAAAAATCCCGAGCCTCTGCCCCTGTCCGCATGTCAGAACCCCATTTATAGCCTTTATCCCAAGGTCAAGCGGTTTTTCAATCCTTCTCCTGTCCATAGGGTTCAGCGGGTCAGAATAGATAGGGTAAGAAAGCTTCTCAACAACATCCCCTTTATTATCAATAGGATTTCCAAAGCCGTCCAATATCCTTCCTAAAAGACTATTACCGACTTTGATAAGAGCCTTGTGCCTCTTTGCAACTATCTTACTGCCCGGTGAAAAACCTCTTGTCTCTCCAAGAGGCATAAGCTGTATGCGTTCACCTTTAAAACCTACTACCTCAGCCTCCACGGATTCATTGCCCCACTTTGTATAAATATCGCAAAGCTCACCGATTGATGAGCCCGGCCCATGTCCTTCAATTATGAGACCCAATATCTGAGTAACCTTACCGTATATCTTTATTGGATCTATATCTGAGATTGCCCTGTGATACTTCTCTATGTCTAACATACATCCCCTGAAAAAGAAGGTAAACCACAGAGCACACCGAGAAAAAGATTACCATTAAAGGAATAATTTATTTTCTCTGTGTACTCATAAAGTGAAATTACCTGAATTAGATATATTATTTTATTAAACATATTTAATACTTGAGTACACAGGGGAAAGCTTATATTTAATTTGTTTTTTTATTATATCCTCTGTGTTCTCTGTGGTTTAAAATTACTCAATTTGGGTATTCACGTTTCCGGCCCTTCTGACCTCTTCTTCAATAATAGTAAACTGTGAATCTATCCTCGCATCAACATCCCCGTGATTTGTCTCAACCATGCATCCTCCGGGATGTATCTTCTCATCAACATCAAACAATATATTTTTTACACCATCAACTAAGTGTAAAAACTCAGACTTGTTCTTGCTCAGAATATCGTAATCAACAGGGCTTATTTTTATTTTGAGTGTTTCACGGTCGGACGTCTTTTTGATTGCCTCCCGCACTGTATTAACTACCACATCCCGCTCCTTCTCTGCTGCCTCATACACTATCTTTTTTGCCATAGCAATGGATAGCTCTACAATGTCAGCCTCTATCATCCCATAAATACCGGCACTCAGTTTCTGAACACCATCAATCAATGACCTTACAAGGTTTAACTCATTGCTTAACTCCTTGAGCATCTGAAGCCTGCCTGCGTCCAACCCCTCCTTAAACCCCTTTTCAAATGCATCTTCTACCTGTCGTAGCCTTTCAATTTCATCCTCATCTACATACTCCTGGGCCGCCTGACCGCCTCCGGCAGAATTATCAACCGACCGTAAGAGGAATGGTTTAACATCATGCATACTATGATGACTTTTTAGAATCCTGCCGTTCTCAGATGAGGACTTCTTCACTCCCCTTACCTCCAAGTACAATCTTGCCTTCCTCTTCAAGCCGTTTTGTAATCTTTAAGATCGCCTGCTGTGCCTTTTCAACATCACTTAATTTAACAGGCCCCCTTGCCTCCATATCTTCCTTTATGCTTTGAGCTGCCCTTGAGGACATGTTCTTCAGGAACCTTGCCTTCAACTCCTCACCTGCCCCTTTCAATGACAGCATAAGTTCTTCCTTGCCAACCTCTTTTAATATCTCCTGAATACCCCTGTCATCAACTTTATTAAGGTCCTCAAACACAAACATCATCTGTCTTATCTTTTCAACAAGGTCAGGATAGTTCTGTTCCATACTGCTCATAATTGCACTTTCACTTGTCCTGTCCATGTTATTCAGTATTGCTGCAACCGCCTCCGGGCCGCCTATCTTCTTACTTACCACACTGCCGCCCATCTGCAGTTGTTTGGTAAGCACCTCTTCTATCTCCTTAATTACCGACGGCGATACACTCTCTATTGTTGCCATCCTCAATATTACATCCGGCCTGATTGCCTGAGGAAGCGAGGTCACGACTTGTCCTGCATGGTCAGAATCAAGATGTACCAATATCAGGGCGATTGTCTGCGGATGTTCACCTTTAATAAGATTTGCTATACTGCGTGCATCTATCCATTTTAATGACTCAAGCCCTTTGCCCTCACTTGATATTGCAAAATTTTCAATAATCTTATCCGCCGTATCCTGTCCCATGGCCTTTGTGAGCACATTTCTGAGATAATCCTCCCCTGCAACTAAAAGCCCGTCCGGTGACTTTGCAACCTCACAGAATTCCTTCATTATGGCCTTCACACTGGTAGGTTCCGGTTTGTTATTCTTAGAAAAATAATTACCTATCATCCTGATCTCTTTAGGCTCTAAACTCTTCATAACCTCTGATGCTACATCCTCACCCAGAGACAACAACAGAATCGCCGCCTTCTCAAACCCGCTCGCCTTTTCCTCAGCCATTACCGGAACACTCCTTTATTTAGTGCGTCTTTCTTCAACCTTCAGCCTATTTACCTAATACCTTCCAATGCTCACCCCCACCCTACCCCTCCCCCCTCAAGGGGGAGGGAATATTGAAGAATTCCTCTTGCTTCAGCCTTCCAACCTTCAGCCTTCCTACCTAATTACCTTGCCTTATTTTTCACTTATCCACGTCTTTATCAGCTTAGCTGTCTGTGTTGGATTTTCTTTTGCAAGTTTTATAGCCTCTTCCCTGAACCTTGTATCTTCAACCTGTCCCTGCCCTATATTATAATTCCCTGCTGCCTCAAGCTCACTTACCTTTGGAAAGTGGCCGCCGGTTCCGGCAATAGCCGGGACTTCCCGAACTGCTACAGAAGGTGTAAGTACCGTATTCATCATTGGTTTTATTACTAAGAGGAAGATCAAGAGGACTGTAATACCCGCAACAAAATATTTAATAATGGGCAGCAGCCCATTCAACTGGAATAACTTGCTGAATGTACCCTGTTCCGGTTCAGGTTCATTTATGGAAACATTAGAATCAAAAGAAATTCCGGATACCTCAACCTGGTCTCCCCGTTCTTCACTGTAACCTACAGCCTTTTTCACAATCTCTGTATATTTTTTTAGTTCTTCATCTGTACGAGGGATATATTTCCTTGTCTCTTTACCGTCTGTCCCCTTTACAGCCTCGTAATTGCCGTCAATCAACACAGCAGCAGAAAGACGCTTCAATGTCCCGACAGGCTCAAGTATATGGTTCACAGTCTTGTTAATCTCATAATTTATGGTCTCCTGCGTATGGTTTGAAGAAGAATTATTCCCACCCTTGCCGCCTGCGGCCTGGGGATTCTCAGCCTTTGCCCCCGGCATATTTGATATAACCCCGGGTACACCTGATGCACTGCCTGAGGAACCGGAGGCGTTCTCCTGAGACCTCTGCTCGCTCCTCACAGCCGTCTTCTCCGGGTCATACTTTTCTTCAGTTGTCTCTACCTGTTTAAAATCCAGTGTACTTGATATCCTTACCACCACCTTGCCGGAACCGACAGCATGCTCCAGCATACTCTGCACCCTATCTTCAAGCGATTTTTCAAAACCCTTCTGGTAGTCATTCTGATAGTTTGTAAGCTGGGCATTATAACTGTCATCTGATGGACGGGATAATACATTTCCATGAGTATCTATAATTGTGACATTCTGGGGAGACAAACCTTCTACACTGCTTGACACAAGGTGAACTATGCCCTGCACCTGACTCTGTGAAAGGGTCCTGCTGCCGCGGAGTTTAAGGACTATAGAGGCACTTGTGTGCTCTTTTTTATCTGCAAACAGTGTCTTTTCAGGGACAGCAAGATGAACCCTTGCATTTTCAACCTCTGAAAGCTGACCGATAGTACGGGAAAGTTCCCCCTGAAGGGCCCTTCTGTAATTCAGCTTCTGGATAAAGTCAGTCATTCCTATTGTTGTCTTATCGAATATCTCAAACCCCACACCTCCGCCGGCAGGCAATCCCTGACCGGCAAGTGTCATCCTTAGCTCATGTACCTTATCACCGGAAACCATTACAGAACCGCCGTCTCCAACTTCATAAGGGATCTTCAACTCCTGTAACTTCTGAGTGATTGCCCCTGCATCTTCAGCAGACAGATTTGAGAAAAGTACATGAAACACAGGACGGTTAGCCCATAGGACTATAACAGTAACTACAGCTATGGCTGCTGCTATACCTCCAATGGCCATTAATTTTTGGCCGATGGAGATTCCTGCTAATTTATTTTGTATGTCCGATGATATAGCCATAATTATTAAATCAAAATCCCCCTAACTCATTAACCAATCACTGACCACTGTTTATAGGAAAATCTCCATAGCTCACCCTCCACCTGCCCCCCTCCCGTCAAGGGAGGGGGAATATTTACTATTCACTATTCACTGTTTTCATTTATAACTGCATTCTCATCATTTCTTCATAAGCATTAACAATCTTGTTTCTTACCTGCATCATCATCTGAAATGACAGGTTTGCCTTTTCCATTGCTATCATAACCTGATGGATATTTGTATCTTTACCGACCAGAAAATCCTGTGTTGCCTGATCCGCCTCGTTCTGAAGCCCATTGACCTTCTCAATCGAACCCTTCAGCACATCCGCAAAAGACTCCTTTGCCCCTGATGCCTTATCAACACCCTTAGTTGAAACATCCTGAATTACTTTACCGATGCCTTTTATACCGATGTTATCCATGAATTCCCCCGAAAATCCTCTCCGGCGGGGTAAGAAAACCCCGCCTATCCATTTCTATGAGGATAGGCGGGACATTCTTGTCCCGCTGATTTTCTATAAACCCCATCCCCACCCTTACCCTCCCCTTGAAGGGGAGGGAATAAACTTAGCGCCCTCTCCCCTGAGGGGAGAGGGCAAGGGTGAGGGGTGCTTCTTGCCTCTTGCATCTAACTTCTAACTTCTTACTTCTTGCCTCTTGCTCATCTCCCTATCTCCATCGCCTTCTGCGCCATGCTCTTCGCTGAACTTATTGTTGTTACATTTGCCTCATAAGCCCTTGAAGCTGAGATCATGTTTACCATTTCCTCAAGAAGATTTACATTAGGCAACTGGACATAGCCCTCTGCATTTGCATCCGGGTGCTGAGGGTCGTAAACAAGTTGAAACGGCCTCTGGTCCTCAATCACTTCGCTAACATTTACCTTCCCAGAACCATTTCCGCTCATTGAATCAAGCACCTCTGAAAACACCACGTCTTTCCTCCTGTAAGGCCCCCCCTCAGGAGAATGTGTTGAATGAGCATTTGCAAGGTTACCTGCAATAATATTCATCCTCACCCGCTGTGCCTCAAGCCCTGAAGCGCTTATGTTAAGAATCTTTTCTATGTCCATTTGATGCTCCTCCTGTTCATCCGAAAATAAACCCCATCCCCACCCTAACCCTCACCTTGAAGGGGAGGGAATAAACTAAGCACCCTCCCCCTAACCCCCTCCCGTCAAGGGAGGGGATAAACATTGCACCCTCTCCCTCAGGGAGAGGGTCCGGGTGAGGGTGGGGTTTTCATTTCACTATTCACTGTTCACTATTTTTACCTTCCTTCCCTTATCGCAGATAAGAGGCCCTTAAATTTTCCTGTTAATATCTGGGCAGATGCATTGTAGGTAATGGTGTTCTCAGCCATCCTTGCCATCTCCATCTCGACATTTACATTATTATTGTCATAATCAGCGCCGCTGGTATTTTTTATCTCAACAAGGCCCTGCACATTTCCTGATCCGGCACTATTGAGATTTATGTGGGCCGGATTTGTTACGGAAATATTGTTTGCCTTTTGTGTATTCATTACTGTCTCAAGTTCTTTGGCAAAGTTCACACTCTTTGCGCTGTAATTAGGTGTATCCTGATTTGCAATATTTGATGCAATGACCTCATGCCTGACATTCATCACATCAAGGGCCTTTGAAAGAAAAGATACTGTCTTGTCAAATAAATTAATGTTCATATGTAAGAACCCCATCCCCACCCTAACCCTCCCCTTGAAGTGGAGGGAATACTTCTACCTTCTACCTTCAGCCTATCTACCTAATTACCTACTTATTACCTGTTTGCAATTGACATACCATATTCCAAATAGTTATATTTACCATAATTTTCAATGAGTTATACATTGCCTTTGTTTTCCTTAGCATTTTATATACGGTCATATTGGCCGCCTTGTTTTTGAGGGGCAGGCAAAATCTGCCTCATATAACACCCTCTTCCCTGTACTCCTTCAATTTATTCCTTAGGGTACGGACCCCGATGCCGAGCAGTTTTGCTGCCATTGTCCT
This region of Nitrospirota bacterium genomic DNA includes:
- the fliJ gene encoding flagellar export protein FliJ, with product MKFRYESLLQYRVFVEESKMSELAEATEKLDIEEKRLFTLEEIRRQAYEELKQKQERNLAPHELVLYQMYLQQIKIEIESQQKRVMETQVLYDEKKESLIIATQEKKIIEKVKSKDKAIMRDAEKRAEKKVLDETGNIRYVRENC
- the fliI gene encoding flagellar protein export ATPase FliI — its product is MLDIEKYHRAISDIDPIKIYGKVTQILGLIIEGHGPGSSIGELCDIYTKWGNESVEAEVVGFKGERIQLMPLGETRGFSPGSKIVAKRHKALIKVGNSLLGRILDGFGNPIDNKGDVVEKLSYPIYSDPLNPMDRRRIEKPLDLGIKAINGVLTCGQGQRLGIFAGSGVGKSVLLGMIARNTNADVNVIALIGERGREVKEFIEKDLKTEGLARSVVIVATSDQPPLVRMRGAYIATAIAEYFRDCGKKVILMMDSVTRFAASHREVGLAVGEPPTTKGYTPSVFSALPKLLERAGTCYGEGSITGLYTVLVEEDDMNDPIADAVRSILDGHIVLSREIASQNHFPAIDILHSISRTMIDVAATDHINHSRRLREVLAIYKKAEDLINIGAYKKGNNARIDYAIQMIDRINSFLCQGINEKVDFENSVKGLGDIFEEKGKQ
- the fliG gene encoding flagellar motor switch protein FliG; protein product: MAEEKASGFEKAAILLLSLGEDVASEVMKSLEPKEIRMIGNYFSKNNKPEPTSVKAIMKEFCEVAKSPDGLLVAGEDYLRNVLTKAMGQDTADKIIENFAISSEGKGLESLKWIDARSIANLIKGEHPQTIALILVHLDSDHAGQVVTSLPQAIRPDVILRMATIESVSPSVIKEIEEVLTKQLQMGGSVVSKKIGGPEAVAAILNNMDRTSESAIMSSMEQNYPDLVEKIRQMMFVFEDLNKVDDRGIQEILKEVGKEELMLSLKGAGEELKARFLKNMSSRAAQSIKEDMEARGPVKLSDVEKAQQAILKITKRLEEEGKIVLGGKGSEEVLI
- the fliF gene encoding flagellar M-ring protein FliF, with translation MAISSDIQNKLAGISIGQKLMAIGGIAAAIAVVTVIVLWANRPVFHVLFSNLSAEDAGAITQKLQELKIPYEVGDGGSVMVSGDKVHELRMTLAGQGLPAGGGVGFEIFDKTTIGMTDFIQKLNYRRALQGELSRTIGQLSEVENARVHLAVPEKTLFADKKEHTSASIVLKLRGSRTLSQSQVQGIVHLVSSSVEGLSPQNVTIIDTHGNVLSRPSDDSYNAQLTNYQNDYQKGFEKSLEDRVQSMLEHAVGSGKVVVRISSTLDFKQVETTEEKYDPEKTAVRSEQRSQENASGSSGSASGVPGVISNMPGAKAENPQAAGGKGGNNSSSNHTQETINYEINKTVNHILEPVGTLKRLSAAVLIDGNYEAVKGTDGKETRKYIPRTDEELKKYTEIVKKAVGYSEERGDQVEVSGISFDSNVSINEPEPEQGTFSKLFQLNGLLPIIKYFVAGITVLLIFLLVIKPMMNTVLTPSVAVREVPAIAGTGGHFPKVSELEAAGNYNIGQGQVEDTRFREEAIKLAKENPTQTAKLIKTWISEK
- the fliE gene encoding flagellar hook-basal body complex protein FliE; protein product: MDNIGIKGIGKVIQDVSTKGVDKASGAKESFADVLKGSIEKVNGLQNEADQATQDFLVGKDTNIHQVMIAMEKANLSFQMMMQVRNKIVNAYEEMMRMQL
- the flgC gene encoding flagellar basal body rod protein FlgC — encoded protein: MDIEKILNISASGLEAQRVRMNIIAGNLANAHSTHSPEGGPYRRKDVVFSEVLDSMSGNGSGKVNVSEVIEDQRPFQLVYDPQHPDANAEGYVQLPNVNLLEEMVNMISASRAYEANVTTISSAKSMAQKAMEIGR
- the flgB gene encoding flagellar basal body rod protein FlgB, giving the protein MGFLHMNINLFDKTVSFLSKALDVMNVRHEVIASNIANQDTPNYSAKSVNFAKELETVMNTQKANNISVTNPAHINLNSAGSGNVQGLVEIKNTSGADYDNNNVNVEMEMARMAENTITYNASAQILTGKFKGLLSAIREGR